A portion of the Bacillus thuringiensis genome contains these proteins:
- a CDS encoding transposase, with product MFTTKSVENLDHCIKKIKNTNIQEFKSFTNGLARDIEAVRNAVTYENNNGLAEGSINKLKLIKRIMYGRYKFSTLRTKILLLERMRLFN from the coding sequence ATCTTCACCACAAAGAGTGTTGAGAATCTCGACCATTGTATTAAAAAAATTAAGAATACTAATATACAAGAGTTTAAGAGCTTTACGAATGGATTAGCCCGGGATATTGAAGCTGTCAGAAATGCGGTAACTTATGAGAATAATAATGGTCTTGCCGAAGGGAGCATAAACAAGTTAAAGCTTATTAAAAGAATCATGTATGGTCGATACAAATTCTCCACATTGCGGACAAAGATTCTACTTTTGGAGAGAATGAGACTTTTCAACTAA
- a CDS encoding IS110 family transposase, with protein sequence MRLFVAIDVSSEKLDVCFLDSHDTVLKEICLSNDVNGANAIKEDVLHFHQLYNYKKIVIGMESTSVYSFHPSMFLTEDKDLRALDVEVVVQNPKAIHRYKKLFEEDKTDKIDAFRIANFLRIGRYNKFLIKEEKYVALQRLTRSRYQLVHQQTECKQHFLKNLYYKCNTLSKELNTSVFGATMMEILSVSLSLDEIAEMDLEALATLLQKKGKGRFSDPEDLAKTIKKAIRDSYRLGKVVQDSVDVVLATYARLIQTLKKQIKEIEKSITALF encoded by the coding sequence TTGAGATTATTCGTAGCTATTGATGTAAGCTCTGAAAAACTTGATGTATGTTTTCTTGACAGTCATGACACTGTTTTGAAAGAAATTTGTCTTTCAAACGATGTGAATGGTGCCAACGCCATTAAGGAGGATGTTCTCCATTTTCATCAGTTGTACAACTATAAAAAAATTGTCATTGGTATGGAATCTACTTCCGTCTATAGTTTCCATCCTTCCATGTTCCTAACGGAAGATAAGGATTTGAGGGCTTTAGACGTGGAAGTGGTCGTACAAAATCCAAAAGCCATCCATCGGTATAAAAAACTCTTTGAAGAAGATAAGACCGATAAAATAGATGCTTTCCGTATTGCCAATTTTTTACGAATCGGACGGTATAATAAGTTTCTTATCAAGGAGGAAAAATACGTTGCCCTTCAACGTTTAACACGATCTAGATATCAACTCGTTCACCAGCAAACAGAATGTAAGCAACACTTTCTGAAGAACCTTTACTACAAATGTAATACGTTATCGAAAGAGTTAAATACCTCTGTTTTTGGTGCGACGATGATGGAAATACTCTCAGTTTCCCTTTCGTTGGATGAAATCGCAGAAATGGATCTAGAAGCACTCGCTACTCTTCTTCAGAAAAAGGGGAAAGGACGCTTTAGCGACCCAGAAGATTTAGCGAAAACCATCAAGAAAGCCATACGTGACTCCTACCGACTAGGTAAGGTCGTTCAAGACTCTGTGGACGTTGTATTAGCCACTTATGCACGATTGATTCAAACATTGAAAAAACAAATCAAAGAGATAGAAAAAAGCATTACTGCTTTATTCTAA
- the lldP gene encoding L-lactate permease — protein sequence MNTWTQVYDPFGNIWISAAVALIPIIFFFLALAIFRMKGYVAGFITVVLTVLVALFAYKMPFTMAMAATGYGFLYGLWPIAWIIIMSVFLYKISVKTGQFDVIRASVLSITNDHRLLVILIGFSFGAFLEGAAGFGAPVAITAALLAGLGLNPLYAAGLCLIANTAPVAFGAMGIPITVAGQVTGIDPHKIGQMAGHQLPFLSLFVPFFIVFLMDGFKGIRQTWPALLVAGSSFAITQFITATFLGPELPDITSALVSLISLALFLKVWQPKEIYQSGQANSEVAATTTAASMPKLTFGKVVKAWSPFIVLTVMVVIWSQSFFKALFAPGGALASLVFKFEIPGLHNLVMKAEPIVNKPTPYEAILKFDVLSATGTAILIACIISMFILKMNVKDAVVTFKETLNELKMPILSIGFVLGFAFIANYSGLSSTLALALAGTGGLFPFFSPFLGWIGVFLTGSDTSANALFSNLQAITAQQVGVSEVLLVAANTTGGVTGKMISPQSIAIACAAVGLAGKESDLFRFTVKHSLFFVIIVGIMTYVQAYYLTWMIP from the coding sequence ATGAACACATGGACACAAGTTTATGATCCGTTCGGTAATATTTGGATTTCAGCAGCAGTCGCACTTATTCCGATTATCTTTTTTTTCTTAGCTTTAGCGATTTTTCGCATGAAGGGGTATGTGGCAGGATTTATTACAGTTGTACTTACAGTTTTAGTAGCGTTATTCGCTTATAAAATGCCTTTCACGATGGCAATGGCAGCAACCGGGTACGGTTTTTTGTACGGGTTATGGCCGATTGCTTGGATTATCATTATGTCGGTATTTTTATATAAAATTTCTGTGAAAACAGGTCAATTCGATGTGATTCGTGCATCGGTATTATCGATTACGAATGATCATCGTCTACTCGTTATTTTAATTGGATTTTCATTTGGAGCATTTTTAGAAGGAGCGGCAGGATTTGGAGCACCAGTAGCGATTACAGCAGCGCTTCTTGCGGGTCTTGGGTTAAATCCTTTATACGCAGCAGGTCTTTGTTTGATTGCAAATACTGCACCAGTGGCGTTCGGAGCGATGGGAATTCCGATTACAGTTGCTGGACAAGTGACAGGTATTGATCCACATAAAATTGGACAAATGGCTGGACATCAATTACCGTTCCTATCATTATTTGTTCCATTCTTCATCGTATTTTTAATGGATGGATTTAAAGGGATAAGACAAACGTGGCCTGCGTTACTTGTAGCGGGTAGTTCATTTGCGATTACGCAGTTCATTACAGCGACATTTTTAGGGCCAGAACTTCCGGATATTACATCGGCACTTGTAAGTTTAATTAGTTTAGCGCTGTTCTTAAAAGTTTGGCAGCCGAAAGAAATTTATCAATCCGGGCAAGCAAATAGTGAAGTAGCAGCAACAACGACAGCAGCATCGATGCCGAAATTAACGTTTGGAAAAGTAGTAAAAGCATGGTCTCCATTTATCGTATTAACGGTTATGGTAGTCATTTGGAGCCAAAGTTTCTTTAAGGCATTATTCGCTCCAGGAGGGGCTTTAGCAAGTCTTGTATTTAAGTTTGAAATTCCAGGTCTGCATAATCTAGTAATGAAAGCAGAACCAATTGTAAATAAACCAACGCCTTACGAGGCAATTCTGAAGTTCGATGTATTATCGGCAACTGGAACGGCGATTTTAATTGCTTGTATCATTTCCATGTTTATTTTGAAAATGAATGTAAAAGATGCAGTAGTGACATTTAAAGAAACGTTAAACGAATTAAAAATGCCAATTCTATCTATCGGATTCGTACTAGGATTTGCATTTATCGCAAACTATTCTGGTCTATCTTCTACGTTAGCGTTAGCATTAGCCGGAACTGGCGGACTATTCCCGTTCTTCTCACCATTCTTAGGCTGGATTGGCGTATTCCTAACAGGGTCTGATACGTCTGCGAATGCACTGTTCTCAAATTTACAAGCCATTACAGCGCAGCAAGTCGGCGTATCTGAAGTGCTTCTCGTTGCAGCAAATACAACAGGCGGTGTAACAGGGAAAATGATTTCCCCGCAGTCGATTGCGATCGCTTGTGCAGCAGTTGGTCTTGCTGGAAAAGAATCGGATTTGTTCCGTTTTACAGTGAAGCATAGTTTGTTCTTCGTAATTATTGTTGGTATTATGACTTATGTTCAGGCTTATTATTTAACGTGGATGATTCCATAA
- a CDS encoding DUF4870 domain-containing protein → MNGNKILAALSYFSVLFAPILFPIIVWIVGDAETKPHAKRALWTHIIPSIATFIGVVILGIMGMGSDQADITLGIGSMIVLAICGIISLYYFIWNIVKGIKVLKA, encoded by the coding sequence ATGAATGGAAACAAAATATTAGCTGCTTTATCGTACTTTAGTGTACTATTTGCCCCTATCTTATTCCCAATTATCGTTTGGATTGTGGGGGACGCTGAAACAAAGCCACATGCAAAACGTGCTCTATGGACACACATCATTCCAAGTATCGCTACATTTATCGGCGTAGTCATTTTAGGAATTATGGGCATGGGATCTGACCAAGCAGATATAACACTTGGAATTGGATCAATGATTGTCTTAGCTATTTGCGGAATCATCAGCTTATACTACTTCATCTGGAACATTGTAAAAGGAATTAAAGTACTGAAAGCTTAA
- a CDS encoding metal-binding protein produces MPSGRTHTKINLISLPVVLFLLFSYGLTNFDFLLTFAIGFLVGTSFLTPDLDTYSNAYNKWGFLRIFWYPYKKVMPHRSFFTHTIILGDVIRIAYMLIVFSPFLFLLNVIALDGNLIESAKKHEVEIVTFLMGIVVASTLHIIADKVNTRRKKMMRKKKKRRR; encoded by the coding sequence ATGCCATCAGGAAGAACGCATACGAAAATAAACTTAATATCCCTTCCGGTTGTTTTGTTTTTGCTCTTTTCGTATGGATTAACAAATTTTGATTTTTTATTAACTTTTGCAATTGGTTTTTTAGTAGGTACTTCATTTTTAACACCAGATTTAGATACGTACAGTAATGCTTATAACAAATGGGGTTTCTTACGTATATTTTGGTATCCTTATAAGAAAGTAATGCCACATCGATCTTTCTTTACGCATACGATTATACTTGGTGATGTGATTCGTATTGCGTACATGTTAATCGTCTTTTCTCCATTTTTATTCCTATTAAATGTAATCGCACTGGATGGTAATTTAATAGAAAGTGCGAAGAAACATGAGGTTGAAATTGTAACGTTCTTAATGGGAATTGTTGTGGCAAGTACGCTTCACATTATAGCGGATAAAGTGAATACGCGCCGAAAGAAAATGATGAGAAAAAAGAAGAAACGCAGAAGATAA
- a CDS encoding YkvA family protein, translating into MKQKFSVEAFWKKVKRVAKQAGQSVIYTSLLLFYVLQRPDVPKRVKIIVIGALAYFIAPIDAIPDFIAGIGYTDDLGALTAALIQVSLYVNEDVKDKARVKLAEWFGSDIDTAFIDQKLGQ; encoded by the coding sequence ATGAAACAAAAATTTTCAGTTGAAGCGTTTTGGAAGAAAGTAAAACGTGTTGCAAAGCAAGCAGGGCAGTCGGTCATTTATACAAGTTTATTACTGTTTTACGTTTTGCAAAGACCCGATGTTCCAAAACGAGTGAAAATTATTGTAATTGGAGCACTTGCTTATTTTATTGCACCGATTGATGCGATTCCAGATTTCATTGCTGGAATTGGCTATACGGATGATTTAGGGGCGTTAACGGCCGCACTAATACAGGTGTCGTTATACGTCAATGAAGATGTGAAAGATAAGGCACGAGTGAAGTTGGCAGAATGGTTTGGTTCGGATATAGACACAGCATTTATCGATCAGAAATTAGGTCAATAG